A window of the Bacteroides thetaiotaomicron VPI-5482 genome harbors these coding sequences:
- a CDS encoding cell surface protein — protein sequence MNKKFLSVILFGALMTVSTGTFVSCKDYDDDINNLQEQIDGQKNDLNSKITAVESSISSLQTAQSSLQSEIAAAKDEASKAALAAQEAAIATAKAELEKVKAELQAADKADMATVDGKLAEISGRIQTLEQFKTTTETTLAALSAADTNLQKSITTLQADVLANAEQIGRNKAAIEAQIAALEAYKGTNDDAIAGLKADLEKLQAGELTEAMVAKIAAQVTEVVGAKLELISAAFSKAVTHVELCDYTFGGGNEDHIIAGASSRMDLRTTLAVEDRVFGKGSTDEVEAKAYTIANQKEFKKGERAFLTDSVLIRVSPTNATLTEGQISFVNSALGNLDKLVTVEKVEQFKGTVTRGISANGLWKVVFKLNKENYTEENYLKAAKFDYKNGTAEDRLVKELKNIRYAVAVTDKPGDVERNVTSGYDLFLGSDYEPQYQLTFKVNDKNVSALRNRFQQAEDQTYVADANKKLLYDYKWNVDNGERVEKDGSYESIIDATYSSGTWRDQDLWWNGDNRNTKSFFSTKVGEKFTVELDGYDDDQISGIYGFYVVLDEQRAVESAPSEIRAWNSYESDIKGLNTITTNSKIEMSIDTEKADGDIIGFRVYAVNHDGSLVDPDGKAFYVAVGDIDAMTTTLKADYIPVWDATAGDYKRVVEFALDEEIQQMLVDKYNEGYSYSSLVVDKDNNPTATTAFIRRFNFDNDKVMNITLSNSLSQYKDNGTYKMYFNILNKKKVVVKKVAIEITKKLPEFPAAFSAKANQFDAEGAKVVEVTDATWNSNPVHNLGTAFNGISDPDNSIIDHNYTFTCSEKKIVFNSTLNDNRYGFKLDVNDKDAAADLFADKSAGKIYDINVSYIYNNVSSESVDNSYTVKAPAAKNFKLRLVCGEGFTSEWKNFDDKKNPIKQVLKYTDRETKVKLADILKFKKGGVDYTSTFSADNIKECHLASNSVDDEYFTVTFDAVNQEFVFTSKQSANPPTSDVTATLKFTMVDSFGHENAEEYPYFTIKEK from the coding sequence ATGAACAAAAAGTTTTTAAGTGTGATCCTGTTTGGAGCCTTGATGACGGTTTCTACGGGCACTTTTGTCTCTTGTAAGGATTATGATGATGACATTAATAATCTACAGGAGCAAATTGATGGTCAGAAGAATGATCTGAACAGCAAAATTACTGCTGTAGAAAGCTCAATCAGCAGTTTGCAGACTGCTCAGAGTAGCTTGCAGAGCGAGATTGCTGCTGCTAAGGATGAGGCTTCAAAAGCTGCACTTGCCGCACAAGAAGCTGCAATTGCAACAGCAAAAGCTGAATTGGAAAAGGTAAAAGCAGAATTGCAAGCGGCCGATAAGGCTGATATGGCAACAGTAGACGGGAAGCTGGCTGAAATATCCGGTCGTATCCAAACACTGGAACAATTCAAAACTACCACTGAAACAACTTTGGCAGCTTTAAGCGCAGCAGATACTAACTTGCAAAAAAGCATCACTACTCTGCAAGCTGATGTTCTTGCAAATGCAGAACAAATTGGTAGGAATAAAGCTGCCATCGAAGCTCAAATCGCAGCTTTGGAAGCATACAAGGGAACAAATGATGATGCCATTGCAGGTTTGAAGGCTGACTTGGAAAAGTTGCAGGCTGGTGAACTGACAGAAGCAATGGTTGCAAAAATTGCAGCACAAGTAACTGAAGTCGTAGGTGCTAAATTGGAATTGATTTCTGCTGCATTCAGTAAAGCAGTCACTCATGTAGAGTTGTGCGACTACACCTTTGGTGGTGGAAACGAGGACCATATTATAGCAGGTGCATCTTCAAGAATGGATTTGCGTACTACTCTGGCTGTAGAAGACCGCGTGTTCGGTAAGGGTAGCACTGATGAAGTAGAAGCTAAAGCTTACACCATTGCTAACCAAAAGGAGTTTAAGAAAGGCGAAAGAGCATTCTTGACTGATTCTGTATTGATCCGTGTATCTCCGACCAATGCAACCTTAACCGAAGGACAGATTTCATTCGTAAATTCGGCTCTTGGCAATTTGGACAAACTTGTTACTGTAGAGAAAGTAGAACAATTCAAAGGGACAGTTACACGTGGTATCTCTGCTAATGGATTGTGGAAAGTTGTCTTCAAACTGAACAAGGAAAACTATACCGAAGAAAACTACCTGAAAGCAGCTAAGTTTGACTATAAGAACGGTACTGCTGAAGACAGACTTGTAAAGGAATTGAAGAACATCAGATATGCAGTAGCCGTTACTGACAAACCGGGTGATGTAGAACGTAATGTAACCAGTGGATATGATTTGTTCTTAGGCTCTGATTACGAACCTCAATATCAATTGACCTTCAAGGTTAATGATAAGAATGTCAGTGCTCTCCGTAACCGTTTCCAACAAGCAGAAGATCAAACATATGTTGCTGACGCCAACAAAAAATTGCTTTACGACTACAAATGGAACGTTGACAATGGTGAGCGTGTAGAAAAGGATGGTTCTTATGAGTCTATTATTGATGCTACCTACAGTTCTGGTACGTGGAGAGATCAAGATCTTTGGTGGAACGGTGACAATCGTAACACTAAGTCTTTCTTCTCTACAAAAGTAGGTGAAAAATTTACAGTAGAATTGGATGGGTATGATGACGACCAGATCAGTGGTATCTACGGTTTCTATGTAGTACTTGATGAGCAGCGTGCTGTAGAAAGTGCTCCATCTGAAATCAGAGCATGGAACTCTTATGAATCAGATATCAAGGGCTTGAATACTATTACTACTAACAGTAAGATTGAGATGTCTATCGATACAGAAAAAGCAGATGGTGACATCATCGGTTTCCGTGTGTATGCTGTAAATCATGACGGTTCATTGGTTGACCCGGATGGTAAAGCATTCTATGTAGCAGTAGGTGACATTGATGCAATGACTACTACGTTGAAGGCTGATTATATTCCTGTATGGGATGCTACGGCTGGCGACTACAAACGCGTCGTTGAGTTCGCTTTGGATGAGGAAATTCAGCAAATGCTTGTAGATAAATATAATGAGGGTTATAGTTACTCTAGCTTGGTGGTTGATAAAGATAATAACCCGACTGCAACTACCGCATTCATTCGTCGTTTCAATTTTGACAATGACAAGGTGATGAATATAACATTAAGTAATTCTTTATCTCAATACAAGGATAATGGTACTTACAAGATGTACTTTAACATCCTCAACAAGAAGAAGGTAGTTGTCAAGAAAGTTGCCATCGAAATCACCAAGAAGCTGCCTGAATTCCCAGCTGCATTCTCTGCTAAAGCTAACCAATTTGATGCTGAAGGTGCAAAAGTTGTTGAAGTAACAGATGCTACTTGGAACTCTAACCCAGTTCACAATTTAGGTACAGCATTCAATGGCATCTCTGATCCTGACAATAGTATCATTGACCACAACTACACATTTACTTGTTCGGAAAAGAAGATTGTATTCAACTCAACTCTGAATGATAACAGATATGGATTCAAACTTGATGTAAATGATAAGGATGCAGCAGCAGATCTCTTTGCTGATAAGTCTGCAGGAAAGATCTACGACATCAACGTATCTTATATTTATAATAATGTATCTTCCGAGTCAGTTGACAATTCTTATACTGTAAAAGCTCCGGCAGCTAAGAATTTCAAATTGAGATTAGTATGTGGTGAAGGATTTACTTCTGAATGGAAAAACTTCGATGATAAGAAGAATCCAATTAAACAGGTATTGAAATATACGGATCGAGAAACGAAAGTTAAGCTTGCTGACATCTTGAAGTTTAAGAAAGGTGGTGTAGATTATACATCCACATTCTCTGCTGACAACATCAAAGAATGCCACTTAGCTTCTAACAGTGTAGACGATGAATACTTCACAGTAACATTTGATGCTGTAAATCAGGAATTTGTATTCACATCAAAACAGAGCGCTAACCCGCCGACTAGTGATGTAACTGCAACTCTGAAGTTTACTATGGTAGATAGCTTTGGACATGAAAATGCAGAAGAATATCCGTATTTCACTATTAAAGAAAAATAA
- a CDS encoding sensor histidine kinase has product MERLRKQQLLEQSIYGAIWTVIFLLPLIGGYFAVSGGLEKEEIRVIVHDSWLSILPFFVLFLLNNYGLVPYFLFKKKYWQYIISLAFLISTACWVIPGPSMQRFPKEFRYGDLRKGKGKSQRDLIIKMREKARQEESVHWEAPQANDPVLEKPQRPGGFPKPTPYPIPPFTIRYLIHCVIAFLMVGFNIAVKLFFKSFRDEEMLKELEHQRLQSELQYLKYQINPHFFMNTLNNIHALVDIDTGKAKSTIVELSKLMRYVLYEASNKTILLSREVQFLENYVTLMSLRYPEKVSIEKNFPLEVPEVQIPPLLFISFVENAFKHGVSYRKESFVHVVMQLEEGNRLAFRCTNSTGTSSDEQHHGIGLENIRKRLRLLFGNDYTLSITEEDDKFDVLLIIPLL; this is encoded by the coding sequence ATGGAAAGACTGCGTAAACAACAATTGCTGGAGCAGAGCATTTATGGGGCTATCTGGACAGTTATTTTTCTTCTCCCACTGATAGGCGGATACTTTGCCGTCAGTGGTGGACTCGAAAAAGAAGAAATCCGTGTAATTGTTCATGATTCATGGTTGAGCATCCTTCCTTTTTTCGTCTTGTTTTTGTTGAATAATTATGGATTAGTTCCATATTTCCTGTTTAAGAAAAAGTACTGGCAATATATTATTTCTTTGGCTTTTCTAATCTCTACTGCTTGTTGGGTTATTCCCGGTCCCTCTATGCAGCGTTTTCCAAAGGAATTCAGATATGGCGATCTACGCAAGGGTAAAGGAAAAAGTCAGAGAGACCTGATTATTAAGATGAGAGAGAAGGCTCGACAGGAAGAGTCTGTTCATTGGGAAGCGCCTCAGGCAAACGATCCGGTTTTGGAAAAACCGCAACGACCGGGCGGCTTCCCTAAACCGACTCCTTATCCCATTCCTCCCTTCACCATCCGTTACCTTATTCATTGTGTAATTGCCTTTTTGATGGTAGGATTTAATATTGCCGTCAAACTGTTTTTTAAATCCTTTCGTGATGAAGAAATGCTGAAAGAACTGGAGCATCAGCGTTTACAGTCGGAATTGCAGTATCTGAAGTATCAGATAAACCCGCATTTCTTTATGAATACGCTGAATAATATTCACGCTTTGGTCGATATCGATACGGGGAAGGCAAAGAGTACGATTGTGGAACTTTCTAAGCTCATGCGCTATGTGCTTTATGAGGCCAGTAATAAAACCATTCTGCTTTCGCGCGAGGTTCAGTTTTTGGAGAATTATGTTACTTTGATGAGTTTGCGCTATCCTGAGAAAGTTTCTATTGAAAAGAATTTCCCTCTCGAAGTGCCCGAAGTTCAAATTCCTCCTTTACTTTTTATTTCTTTTGTGGAGAATGCTTTTAAACATGGAGTGAGCTACAGGAAAGAGTCATTTGTTCATGTTGTGATGCAACTGGAAGAAGGAAACCGCCTTGCTTTCAGATGTACCAATAGCACGGGGACTTCGTCTGACGAGCAACATCACGGCATCGGTCTGGAGAATATACGCAAACGGTTGCGGTTGTTGTTTGGTAATGATTACACTCTCTCCATTACTGAGGAAGATGATAAATTTGATGTCTTACTTATTATACCTTTATTATAA
- a CDS encoding LytR/AlgR family response regulator transcription factor, translated as MKCIAIDDEPLALKQLTDYISRVPFLSLVKSCQDAFEAMKVLADEEIDLIFVDINMPDLNGLDFIRSLISRPMVVFTTAYSEYAVDGFKLDAVDYLLKPFEFQDLLKAADKARKQYEYRMLEQQGELGNSSQIKGDSLFVKSDYKVVRIDVKNIRYIEGMSEYVRIFIEGEDKPVITLASLQKMEERLPTYFMRVHRSYIVNLRKITEVSRLRIIFDRNTYIPVGDNYKERFAEHISKLSFS; from the coding sequence ATGAAATGTATAGCGATTGATGATGAACCTTTGGCATTGAAGCAATTGACGGATTATATATCCCGTGTTCCTTTTCTATCTTTAGTCAAGTCCTGTCAGGATGCTTTTGAGGCGATGAAGGTATTGGCAGACGAAGAGATTGACCTGATATTTGTGGATATCAATATGCCCGATTTGAATGGACTGGATTTTATCCGCTCTTTAATCAGCCGTCCGATGGTGGTCTTTACTACAGCTTATTCTGAATATGCGGTAGACGGTTTCAAACTGGATGCTGTCGATTATTTATTGAAGCCGTTTGAATTTCAGGATTTGCTGAAAGCGGCGGATAAGGCACGAAAACAGTACGAATACCGAATGTTGGAACAGCAGGGAGAACTGGGAAATAGTTCGCAGATTAAAGGAGATTCCTTGTTTGTAAAGAGTGACTACAAAGTGGTGCGCATTGATGTGAAAAATATCCGGTATATTGAAGGGATGAGCGAATACGTGCGTATCTTTATAGAAGGAGAGGATAAACCGGTCATAACCCTTGCCAGCCTTCAAAAAATGGAGGAACGGCTTCCAACGTATTTTATGCGGGTACATCGTTCTTACATTGTCAATCTGCGTAAGATAACCGAAGTTTCCCGGCTTCGTATTATCTTTGATAGAAATACATATATTCCTGTTGGTGATAATTATAAGGAGAGATTTGCGGAGCATATCAGTAAGCTGAGTTTCTCTTAG
- a CDS encoding carbohydrate-binding domain-containing protein — protein MKKNVLFLMLSSLLLLSVSCTTDSTEFDEGKWGGGSDEEGGSQPNPTVPEESDDLLNFTIAFDESDRTTYGSMSETVVTDENDANYDDFIENSSFTSVVTVSYDGATATVSNEVDGVSVSQNGAHIVVNSTVKGIEYVLKGATTDGSFKVYSEKKFKLSLSGTSIHNPVGAAINIQSSKRVFVVCAEGTTNTLTDGTSYTLTDGEDMKSCFFSEGQLIFSGSGSLSVTGNYKHAIVSDEYIRLRSGCNISVPSAVKDGIHTNDAVIIGGGVLNISSTEDAIQCEDGGITMTGGFVKVATTADKAHGFKSELDVIISGGALQAEVTGAGSKGISCNGNLTVSGGKITAFTSQKPLYEDDDLSSCAGIKCDGDIVIEGGEIALQSTGAAGKGMNCDGSITIHDGTVKVITTGTQYVYGKLDSSAKAMKAEGALTINGGTVLVRATGGEGSEGIESKSVLTVNDGMIAALCYDDCMNASNSIVINGGSIYCYSSGNDGIDSNGTLTITGGVVIASGTTSPEDGFDCDQNTFKITGGIVLGIGGGTSTPTSSVCTQRSVIYGGSGSNGEILNIQSADGTNVLTYQIPRNYSQMTLLFSSPNLASGGSYTISKGGSVSGGSEFFGLYTGSSYSGGTQAATFTAGSMVTQVGNVNSNPGGGQPGGGGRPGGW, from the coding sequence ATGAAAAAGAATGTACTATTTTTAATGTTGTCCTCCTTGCTGTTGTTGTCGGTAAGCTGTACGACGGATTCGACTGAGTTTGACGAGGGGAAATGGGGAGGCGGTTCGGATGAAGAAGGAGGCAGCCAGCCCAATCCTACTGTTCCTGAAGAATCGGATGATTTGCTGAATTTTACGATTGCTTTCGATGAAAGTGATCGGACAACTTACGGCAGTATGTCAGAGACTGTGGTGACGGATGAAAATGATGCGAATTATGATGATTTTATAGAAAACTCATCATTCACTTCTGTAGTTACTGTCAGTTATGACGGGGCCACGGCTACTGTCAGCAATGAAGTTGATGGGGTAAGTGTTTCGCAGAACGGAGCGCATATAGTAGTGAACTCTACGGTCAAGGGAATAGAGTATGTCTTGAAAGGTGCTACGACAGACGGTTCGTTTAAGGTATATAGTGAAAAGAAGTTCAAACTGTCATTGAGTGGAACGTCTATTCATAATCCTGTGGGTGCTGCCATTAATATTCAGTCATCGAAACGGGTATTTGTTGTCTGCGCGGAGGGTACGACCAATACACTGACCGACGGAACATCTTATACACTGACTGACGGAGAAGATATGAAGTCCTGTTTCTTTAGTGAAGGACAGCTGATATTCAGTGGAAGCGGTTCGCTGTCGGTAACCGGAAATTATAAACATGCGATAGTCAGTGACGAATACATACGTCTGCGTAGCGGATGCAATATCTCGGTACCTTCGGCAGTGAAAGATGGAATCCATACCAATGATGCCGTTATCATCGGCGGCGGAGTGTTGAATATCTCTTCTACGGAAGACGCCATCCAATGTGAAGACGGAGGAATCACGATGACAGGTGGTTTTGTCAAAGTTGCCACTACGGCTGATAAAGCGCATGGTTTTAAATCGGAGTTAGATGTGATAATCAGCGGAGGCGCTCTTCAGGCGGAAGTTACGGGAGCCGGTTCCAAAGGAATTTCGTGCAATGGAAACCTGACGGTTTCCGGAGGAAAGATAACCGCATTCACTTCTCAGAAACCTCTTTATGAAGATGATGATCTGAGTTCGTGTGCAGGAATCAAGTGTGATGGAGATATAGTAATTGAAGGAGGCGAAATAGCTCTTCAAAGTACGGGAGCTGCGGGCAAAGGTATGAATTGCGACGGTTCTATTACTATCCATGACGGTACGGTAAAAGTGATCACTACCGGTACACAGTATGTATACGGCAAGCTCGATTCATCAGCTAAAGCAATGAAAGCGGAAGGCGCATTGACCATCAACGGAGGAACGGTGCTGGTAAGAGCCACGGGAGGAGAGGGCAGCGAAGGTATTGAGAGTAAAAGTGTGCTGACCGTTAATGATGGTATGATTGCCGCTCTCTGTTACGACGATTGTATGAATGCGAGTAACAGTATTGTGATCAATGGCGGAAGTATTTATTGCTACAGTTCCGGCAATGACGGCATCGATTCCAATGGTACGCTGACCATTACCGGCGGAGTTGTGATCGCTTCAGGAACTACTTCGCCCGAAGACGGTTTCGATTGTGATCAGAATACGTTTAAAATTACCGGAGGAATTGTACTCGGCATAGGCGGGGGGACGAGTACTCCTACTTCAAGTGTGTGTACACAGCGCAGCGTTATTTATGGCGGTTCGGGATCGAACGGAGAAATTCTGAATATCCAGTCTGCGGATGGTACCAATGTTCTGACATATCAGATTCCCCGCAATTATTCCCAGATGACGTTGTTGTTCAGTAGCCCGAACCTGGCTTCGGGAGGCAGCTATACGATCTCCAAAGGCGGTTCTGTTTCGGGAGGCAGTGAGTTCTTCGGACTTTATACGGGAAGTTCTTATTCCGGTGGCACGCAGGCGGCTACCTTTACAGCCGGTTCAATGGTGACGCAGGTAGGAAATGTGAACTCCAATCCGGGTGGTGGTCAGCCCGGTGGAGGAGGACGCCCCGGAGGATGGTAA
- a CDS encoding tyrosine-type recombinase/integrase yields the protein MGNLISFMKEVADGLRESGNYGTAHIYRSSLSAILAFHGSDKLPFRKVSQEFLKSFESYLRGRNCSWNTVSTYMRTLRAVYNRAVDRHLAPYVPHHFRYVYTGTRADRKRALDKEDMERLMKELPKQLCQDNKELQRTRGLFFLMFLLRGIPFVDLAYLKKHDIDGNVMTYRRRKTGRLLTVTLVPEAMKLIKRYMNTDPASPYLFSLITSGEGTEAAYKEYQLALRNFNYQLMILKQVLGLTSEVSSYTARHTWATMAYYCEVHPGVISEAMGHSSITVTETYLKPFKNKKIDEANVAVISSLKKVYRAGKLLN from the coding sequence ATGGGGAATTTAATTTCGTTTATGAAGGAAGTAGCCGATGGGCTGCGGGAAAGTGGGAATTATGGGACCGCCCATATTTACAGGAGTAGCCTGAGTGCAATCCTTGCCTTTCATGGAAGTGATAAGCTTCCTTTCCGGAAAGTAAGTCAGGAGTTTCTTAAAAGTTTCGAATCGTATCTGCGTGGCAGGAACTGTAGCTGGAATACAGTTTCCACTTATATGCGTACGTTGCGTGCAGTGTATAACCGTGCGGTCGACCGCCATCTTGCGCCTTATGTGCCTCATCACTTCCGGTATGTCTATACAGGAACGCGCGCGGACAGGAAACGTGCGCTGGATAAGGAAGACATGGAGCGTCTGATGAAGGAACTTCCGAAACAGCTGTGTCAGGACAACAAGGAACTACAGCGTACTCGTGGTCTTTTCTTTTTAATGTTTTTACTTCGTGGGATTCCTTTTGTGGATCTTGCCTATCTGAAAAAGCATGATATCGATGGGAATGTAATGACTTACCGCCGTCGAAAAACCGGCAGGTTATTAACAGTGACTCTTGTGCCGGAAGCCATGAAGCTGATCAAGCGGTATATGAATACAGATCCTGCTTCTCCCTATCTTTTTTCGCTGATCACCAGTGGAGAGGGAACGGAAGCTGCTTACAAGGAATATCAGCTGGCATTGCGCAACTTTAATTATCAATTAATGATTTTGAAACAAGTTTTGGGACTGACATCTGAAGTAAGCTCGTACACTGCCCGTCATACCTGGGCTACGATGGCATACTATTGTGAGGTACATCCCGGTGTTATTTCGGAAGCGATGGGGCATTCTTCCATCACCGTGACGGAAACGTATCTGAAACCTTTCAAGAATAAGAAAATTGATGAAGCGAATGTAGCGGTTATTTCTTCCTTGAAGAAGGTCTATCGTGCAGGTAAGCTATTGAATTAG